In Treponema denticola, one genomic interval encodes:
- a CDS encoding Crp/Fnr family transcriptional regulator: MNPIFKNIPAQEAEKYLKNTKAKTLNYKKDAFIFFEGDTPAFFFVLKSGIVQIEKNTADGKRLIVNRFENPGTVFAEVYALLDSAVYDYSCRVISDAEILCLPIEGVFGAGAYSETHFKVLKNLLNILAHKAYFLNQKLLIFSSFSLRQKIALYLLQQAEGSSKVELNLNREAMAEYLAVPRPSLSRELMSMQKDGLLKIEKDTIIVNLDKLEDFS, translated from the coding sequence ATGAATCCTATTTTTAAAAATATACCCGCTCAAGAAGCGGAAAAATATTTAAAAAATACCAAGGCTAAAACCCTCAACTATAAAAAAGATGCCTTTATCTTTTTTGAGGGCGATACTCCCGCTTTTTTCTTTGTTTTAAAATCGGGTATCGTTCAAATCGAAAAAAACACTGCCGATGGAAAGCGGCTTATTGTAAACCGCTTTGAAAACCCCGGTACGGTTTTTGCCGAAGTCTATGCTCTTTTGGATTCGGCTGTTTACGATTACTCATGCCGTGTAATTAGCGATGCCGAAATTCTTTGTCTCCCCATAGAAGGGGTCTTTGGTGCCGGAGCGTACTCCGAAACTCATTTTAAGGTTCTAAAAAACCTATTAAATATTTTAGCTCATAAAGCTTATTTTTTAAACCAAAAGCTTCTTATTTTTTCTTCATTCAGTCTTCGTCAAAAGATAGCCCTCTATTTATTGCAGCAGGCTGAAGGAAGTTCAAAGGTTGAGCTAAACCTAAACAGGGAGGCTATGGCCGAATACTTGGCAGTTCCTCGGCCATCTTTATCCCGCGAGCTTATGAGCATGCAAAAAGATGGGCTTTTAAAAATCGAAAAAGATACCATCATTGTCAACCTTGATAAACTCGAAGACTTTAGCTAA
- a CDS encoding ABC transporter substrate-binding protein, whose product MNKYFNMDESVFDITERFPETIRYLAEKGFTPLTNPLMRKIMGKKISLEKALLTKSLDIGLCEKELIEVIEQNKNIGFAEIDLSLEKKDAQNTGYDDGKKNIRIEGVLPCPIRIPLLEAFKEFHSKYIEENKDELEKQNYKISYDLRSANLGIDWIIKEAQTGKKENLPDILLSAGFELFFDKKLMGSFIENKDFHCSIEKMNKDFCNDYIDLRDGKKNYAIIGVVPAVMIVNTELLRGRKMPETWADLLLPEFENSAAIPFSDLDLFNSVILNIYSRFGDEGIKKLGRACRTSLHPAQMVKGKASLVLKNPKSVVNEPPAVNISPYFFSKMIKEDSALKTVWPKDGAIAAPIFMLVKKENEALTKAFADFFLSEKTGRVFSESGFFPSTNPDVDNRLGEDKKFSWVGWDFIYQNDIGSLLEKIKTDFETAAGKI is encoded by the coding sequence ATGAATAAATATTTTAATATGGATGAAAGTGTTTTTGATATTACCGAACGCTTTCCTGAAACGATAAGATACTTGGCAGAAAAAGGTTTTACCCCTCTTACCAATCCCCTTATGCGCAAAATAATGGGGAAAAAGATTAGTCTTGAAAAAGCCCTTTTAACGAAGAGTCTTGATATCGGCTTGTGCGAAAAAGAGCTTATTGAAGTTATCGAACAAAATAAAAATATCGGTTTTGCCGAAATAGATTTAAGCTTAGAAAAGAAAGACGCACAAAACACCGGTTATGATGACGGCAAAAAAAATATAAGGATTGAGGGAGTTCTTCCATGTCCTATAAGAATCCCCTTGCTTGAAGCCTTTAAAGAATTTCATTCCAAGTATATTGAAGAAAATAAAGATGAGCTTGAAAAACAAAACTATAAAATCAGCTATGATCTTCGTTCCGCAAACCTCGGAATCGACTGGATAATAAAAGAAGCTCAAACAGGAAAAAAAGAAAACCTTCCCGATATTCTCCTTTCTGCAGGGTTTGAGCTTTTTTTCGACAAAAAACTAATGGGCTCCTTTATCGAAAACAAAGATTTTCATTGTTCAATCGAAAAAATGAATAAGGACTTTTGCAACGATTATATAGACCTTAGAGACGGCAAAAAAAACTATGCAATTATCGGGGTAGTTCCCGCAGTAATGATTGTAAACACCGAGCTGTTAAGAGGAAGAAAAATGCCCGAAACTTGGGCAGACCTCCTCTTACCCGAATTTGAAAATTCGGCAGCAATCCCCTTCAGCGATTTGGATTTGTTTAATTCGGTAATCCTAAATATTTACAGCCGTTTCGGAGATGAAGGTATAAAAAAATTGGGCAGGGCTTGCCGCACCTCTCTTCATCCGGCACAAATGGTAAAGGGAAAAGCGTCTCTGGTTTTAAAAAATCCTAAATCCGTTGTCAATGAACCTCCTGCCGTAAACATAAGCCCCTACTTTTTTTCAAAGATGATAAAAGAAGATTCGGCATTAAAAACTGTTTGGCCCAAAGACGGGGCTATAGCGGCTCCGATTTTTATGCTCGTAAAAAAAGAAAATGAGGCTCTGACCAAGGCCTTTGCGGATTTCTTCCTTTCAGAAAAAACCGGAAGGGTATTTTCCGAAAGCGGTTTTTTCCCGTCAACGAATCCCGATGTCGATAACCGTTTAGGCGAGGATAAAAAATTTTCTTGGGTAGGTTGGGACTTTATTTATCAAAACGATATAGGTTCTCTTTTGGAAAAAATCAAAACCGATTTTGAAACAGCTGCCGGAAAAATTTAA
- the hcp gene encoding hydroxylamine reductase, translating into MDTMFCFQCQETFKNSGCVRVGVCGKNPLVAGLQDFLIWGTKKLSEVTSYMRENGIKVEKEINHIVSTNLFVTITNANFDEKAINNRINITLKAIHDLHSSLNRPLDPEIQAHLDSDIPKRLGKAMTIGVLQTKDPDKRSLKELIIYGLKGLCAYVKHANALGYEDEEVDAFIQKTLSMLIDENLSVDELISLTLKTGEAGVKGMALLDSANTGSYGNPEITEVSIGVRNNPGILVSGHDLKDIEMLLEQTEGTGVDVYTHSEMLPANYYPKLKKYKHLAGNYGNSWAKQASEFESFNGPILMTTNCIIPTKASYVSRMYTTNAAGHPGCVHIEADEYGHKDFSEIIKKAKSCPPPKEIESGKIIGGFAHAQVFALADKIVESVKNGDIRKFIVMGGCDGRHTTRSYYTDFAEALPKNTVILTAGCAKYRYNKLNLGDINGIPRVLDAGQCNDSYSLALIALKLKEIFNLSDINDLPIIFNIAWYEQKAVIVLLALLFLGVKNIHLGPTIPGFLSPNVKDVLISKFGLSGISSIEDDIKHFFG; encoded by the coding sequence ATGGACACTATGTTTTGTTTTCAATGTCAGGAGACATTTAAAAATTCAGGCTGCGTAAGGGTCGGAGTATGCGGGAAAAACCCCTTAGTTGCAGGATTACAGGACTTTCTTATCTGGGGAACAAAAAAGCTTTCCGAGGTGACAAGTTATATGAGGGAAAACGGGATTAAGGTTGAAAAAGAAATTAACCACATCGTAAGCACAAACCTTTTTGTTACAATAACTAATGCAAATTTTGATGAAAAAGCAATTAACAACAGAATAAATATTACTCTTAAAGCAATCCATGATTTGCATAGTTCCTTAAACAGACCACTTGATCCGGAGATACAAGCTCATCTTGATTCGGATATACCGAAAAGGTTGGGCAAGGCCATGACAATAGGTGTTTTGCAGACAAAAGACCCCGATAAGAGATCTCTAAAAGAGCTTATTATCTATGGTCTAAAGGGGCTATGTGCCTATGTAAAACATGCTAACGCCTTAGGCTATGAAGACGAAGAGGTTGATGCCTTTATTCAAAAAACGCTTTCAATGCTCATAGATGAAAATTTGAGTGTTGATGAACTTATTTCTCTTACCTTAAAGACAGGAGAAGCAGGAGTTAAGGGAATGGCTCTGCTGGATAGCGCCAACACAGGCAGCTACGGTAATCCCGAAATAACCGAAGTTTCGATAGGTGTAAGAAATAATCCGGGCATCCTTGTATCGGGGCATGATCTAAAAGATATCGAAATGCTTCTTGAGCAAACTGAGGGTACAGGAGTTGATGTTTATACTCACTCCGAAATGCTCCCTGCTAATTATTACCCAAAACTAAAAAAATATAAGCATCTTGCAGGTAATTACGGTAATTCGTGGGCAAAACAGGCTTCCGAATTTGAAAGTTTTAACGGCCCAATCCTTATGACAACCAACTGTATAATTCCTACGAAGGCTTCCTATGTATCAAGAATGTACACGACAAATGCAGCAGGACATCCCGGCTGTGTTCATATCGAAGCCGATGAATACGGTCATAAGGACTTTTCCGAAATTATAAAAAAGGCAAAATCCTGCCCGCCTCCAAAAGAAATTGAAAGCGGAAAGATTATAGGCGGCTTTGCTCACGCCCAAGTTTTTGCTCTTGCCGACAAAATTGTCGAAAGCGTCAAAAACGGGGATATTAGGAAATTCATAGTAATGGGCGGCTGCGACGGCAGACACACAACAAGGTCTTATTATACGGATTTTGCGGAGGCTCTTCCAAAAAATACCGTCATTCTGACGGCAGGCTGTGCAAAATACAGGTATAATAAACTAAATCTTGGAGATATAAACGGAATTCCAAGGGTATTGGATGCAGGACAATGCAATGATTCTTATTCCCTTGCCCTTATAGCTCTTAAGTTGAAGGAAATATTTAACCTAAGCGATATTAATGATTTACCTATAATTTTTAATATAGCATGGTACGAACAAAAAGCCGTTATAGTACTCTTGGCCCTATTGTTCTTAGGCGTAAAAAACATACACCTTGGGCCTACTATTCCCGGCTTCCTTTCCCCCAATGTAAAGGATGTTTTAATAAGCAAATTCGGATTATCGGGAATCTCTTCAATAGAAGATGATATAAAACATTTTTTCGGTTAG
- a CDS encoding ATP-binding cassette domain-containing protein, translated as MNNEFYLSDENTEVKKLSEKSIQDILSEYPFIEDFIKENRLIEIGILKNKEQTLKDFLQSLSDEVCEEEAINREELYSAFFEYIIQMKSFLNLENANEVHSLTILPGTNKSGKTENFDELTLYTSQIISIVGPTGSGKSRLLADIEWTAQKDTPTNRSILINGKTPDKTIRFSVNNKLVAQLSQNMNFVMDLSVKEFIELHAESRLIQDKEGTVKNIIEAANNLAGEKFNLDTPITALSGGQSRALMIADTAILSSSPIVLIDEIENAGIDRKKALELLVSKEKIVLMATHDPALALYADKRIVIKNGGIASVIETSKKEKEILAELEIMDAKIQNMRTRLRAGEELGLTG; from the coding sequence ATGAACAATGAATTTTATTTAAGTGATGAAAATACAGAGGTTAAAAAACTTTCTGAAAAATCGATTCAAGATATTTTAAGCGAATACCCTTTTATCGAAGATTTTATCAAGGAAAACCGCTTGATTGAAATAGGTATTTTAAAAAACAAAGAGCAGACTCTAAAAGATTTTTTACAATCGCTTTCCGATGAAGTTTGTGAAGAAGAAGCAATAAACAGAGAAGAACTATACTCTGCATTTTTTGAATACATAATTCAAATGAAGTCCTTCCTTAATTTGGAAAATGCAAACGAGGTTCACAGCCTCACAATTCTTCCCGGAACAAACAAGTCAGGCAAAACCGAAAACTTTGATGAGCTTACCCTTTATACCTCTCAAATTATTTCGATTGTAGGCCCGACAGGTTCCGGAAAATCAAGGCTCCTTGCCGACATCGAATGGACTGCTCAAAAGGATACCCCTACAAACCGCAGCATTTTAATTAACGGTAAAACACCCGATAAGACAATCCGTTTTTCGGTAAACAATAAACTTGTGGCTCAGCTCTCGCAAAATATGAACTTTGTAATGGATTTATCCGTCAAAGAATTTATCGAGCTCCATGCGGAAAGCCGTCTTATCCAAGACAAAGAAGGGACGGTAAAAAATATCATAGAGGCGGCAAACAATCTTGCAGGCGAAAAATTTAATTTGGATACTCCAATAACGGCCTTGAGCGGAGGACAGTCGAGGGCTCTTATGATTGCGGATACGGCTATTTTAAGCTCCTCTCCCATCGTCCTCATAGACGAAATAGAAAATGCAGGTATTGACCGCAAAAAAGCCTTGGAACTCTTGGTTTCAAAGGAAAAAATTGTTTTAATGGCCACACATGATCCGGCTCTGGCCCTCTATGCGGATAAGCGAATAGTTATCAAAAACGGAGGAATAGCATCCGTTATAGAAACTTCAAAAAAAGAAAAAGAAATTCTTGCCGAGCTTGAAATTATGGATGCAAAAATCCAAAATATGAGAACAAGGTTAAGGGCAGGAGAAGAGCTTGGGCTTACAGGCTAG
- a CDS encoding GTP-binding protein: protein MNLIIFSGPPSSGKTSVILKTIDALKKQNIKTGAVKFDCLYTDDDLLYQKAGVPVQKGISGSLCPDHFFVSNIEEAVQWGIKEGLDLLVSESAGLCNRCSPYIKNILGICVIDNLSGINTPKKIGPLLKSADIVVITKGDIVSQAEREVFAARVNAVNPRAVIMHVNGLTGQGAFELSTLLRDKAEEISTVQGMELRFPMPAALCSYCLGETRIGENFQMGNIRKMKIAEEQGRKNEQ, encoded by the coding sequence ATGAACTTAATAATATTTTCAGGCCCGCCATCGTCGGGCAAAACAAGCGTAATCTTAAAAACAATAGATGCCTTAAAAAAACAAAATATAAAAACGGGGGCGGTAAAATTCGACTGCCTTTATACTGATGATGACCTTCTATATCAAAAGGCCGGAGTTCCCGTCCAAAAAGGAATCTCCGGCTCCCTATGTCCCGACCACTTCTTTGTGTCAAACATAGAGGAGGCCGTGCAATGGGGAATCAAGGAAGGGCTTGACCTTTTGGTAAGCGAGTCCGCAGGGCTTTGTAACCGCTGTTCCCCCTATATAAAAAATATTTTAGGTATCTGCGTAATCGATAACCTGTCGGGGATAAATACGCCAAAAAAAATAGGCCCTCTTTTAAAGTCAGCCGACATCGTAGTTATCACAAAGGGAGACATCGTTTCTCAAGCTGAACGCGAAGTTTTTGCGGCAAGGGTAAATGCCGTAAATCCTAGGGCGGTCATCATGCATGTAAACGGTCTTACGGGCCAAGGAGCCTTTGAGCTCAGCACCCTTTTAAGGGATAAGGCCGAAGAAATTTCTACGGTACAAGGAATGGAGCTCCGCTTTCCCATGCCTGCTGCCCTTTGCTCTTATTGTTTGGGTGAAACAAGAATAGGAGAAAATTTCCAGATGGGAAATATCCGCAAGATGAAAATTGCCGAAGAACAGGGGAGAAAAAATGAACAATGA